In Desulfofustis limnaeus, the genomic stretch CGGCGATCGCCTAAACTCGGCACCTCCAGGGTCACCACGTTGAGTCGGTAATAGAGATCCTCACGGAATTGTTTATCCTTGACCCGCTGTTCAAGGTCCTGGTGAGTGGCGGACACGATCCGGACATCGACGTTGATCGCCGCGGTGTCCCCGACCGGCCGCACCTGCCGCTCCTGCAGCACGCGCAACAGCTTCACCTGCAAGGGCAAGGGCATATCCCCGATCTCGTCGAGGAACAGCGTGCCGTGATCGGCAGCCCGGAACAATCCCTCGTAGGCACGTTCGGCACCGGAAAATGAGCCGCGGGCATGGCCGAACAGTTCCGACTCCAACAGCGCCTCCGGGATGGCACTGCAGTTAACCGGGACAAACGGTCTGCTGGCCCGCTCGCTGACCCGGTGCAGCGCCTTGGCCAGCAATTCCTTGCCGGTTCCGCTCTGACCGCGGATCAGTACGCTGGCATTGCTGCGGGCGACCAGCCGCACCTTGTCGAGCAGCTGCTCCATCACCGCGCTTCGGGAGATGATACCCTGGCGCCATTTGGCCGTTGCCAGCGGGCCGCTGCCCGAGGAGGTCTTCAGGGCGCGTTCGATCTCGGCGAGCAACTTTCGACCATCGATCGGCTTGGTGAGAAAGGCGAAAACACCTTTCTGGGTCGCATCCACGGCCTCCGGGATCGATCCGTGCGCGGTGATGATCAATACCGGCACCGTCGTGTTGATCTCACGAATAGCCTGGTACAGCGCCATGCCATCCATCTTTTCCATGCGCAGGTCGGTAATCACCAGCTGCGGTGAAGAGGCGTTGAACACCGCCATGGCCTCCTCGCCGCTGCGCGCCGTCAGGACGGCATAGCCGGCGTTCTCCAGGCGCAAGGTCCAAAGACTGAGTAGATCTTCCTCATCGTCAACCAGCAGAATCGTCTGTTTGTCCATATCTCACCGTAGGTCGGGCGTTTGCGGTTGCAGCTTCAGCTCGACTTCTTTCAATTCCCGTACCTGATTTTCCAGTCTCTTCACCTGCTCGCGCTGGTCGCGAGCCCGGCGCCGCTCCGCTTCCAGGAGCTTGTCTGCCTCGTCTTTCTCCTGGAGGCGCCGGCGCCGTTCGGCGCCCAGTTGGTTGGTCACATCCTGTAAGGCAGCCGCGCTGTCTTCGAGCATCGCCTTGCGCTGGGCAAGGATCCATACCAGCCCCTGCAAGGGGAGATACGCCGGTTGCTGCCGTGCCGCAATAACCGATAGGACGTCAATGGTCTGGCCGATCTGTCGCGGTGTCGCCGTGTCACCCAGGGCGATGCAGACCAGTTCGCTCCAGTCGGGCGGGGTGACGCTCTCCCGAGCCAGGTCCGCCTCCACCCTCCGCCGTACCGCCGCGAAAGAATGTTTTGTCTGGCCACCGGATTCGGCGAGACAATGCAGCGCCCGCTCCACGTTGGCAATGGGACTCGCCGGATCTCTGGTCAAGCCGAGATCGGCCAGCAGCCCGCCGTTACCCATCTGTTGACAGCCGGCCGACAGCAGCAAAACCGCCACCAGCAAGGGATGTAAACCTTTTGTCGCCATGGACTTCATGCCGTACCCTCCTCAGGCACGATACCCTGTTTGGACAACGGCAGGATCAGGCCGAATCGCGCCCCGGGCTGGCCGGGATTGAGCACCCGAATTCTTCCACCCTGCCGTTTC encodes the following:
- a CDS encoding sigma 54-interacting transcriptional regulator; its protein translation is MDKQTILLVDDEEDLLSLWTLRLENAGYAVLTARSGEEAMAVFNASSPQLVITDLRMEKMDGMALYQAIREINTTVPVLIITAHGSIPEAVDATQKGVFAFLTKPIDGRKLLAEIERALKTSSGSGPLATAKWRQGIISRSAVMEQLLDKVRLVARSNASVLIRGQSGTGKELLAKALHRVSERASRPFVPVNCSAIPEALLESELFGHARGSFSGAERAYEGLFRAADHGTLFLDEIGDMPLPLQVKLLRVLQERQVRPVGDTAAINVDVRIVSATHQDLEQRVKDKQFREDLYYRLNVVTLEVPSLGDRREDIPLLVEHFLGLFNRQNERTIVGFSPEAMEALLEAPWPGNIRQLQNVVEQAAALSTTDLIPVTLISSALREENVKIPSFDEARFAFGQRYLVQLLQMTGGNVARAARIADRNRTDFYKILNRHHISPHLFKNE